The following coding sequences lie in one Montipora foliosa isolate CH-2021 chromosome 11, ASM3666993v2, whole genome shotgun sequence genomic window:
- the LOC137977206 gene encoding uncharacterized protein: MNTADASSLQEDVLLSEEPDVPSGETSATNYAILAVLQSLNKNMTEMGESLRSLKQKGETQTPKTAEPAKKRKSPSTGDDSDSQESDAEELLAANKRPKVVADKSNGSTCETSAEDESDSLLDEIAQSLTDTEKTAPNVTEKLAKIVNLRWLNKLDETNLKEKADKYLRPINCDRLITPKVNPEIWGRLDRQTRGKDLRLSNLQTILTKVGNITAKTTDMLLKARAEDGKVDVDNMVRMNTDALALLGHVSFEISQRRRDAIRPTLHKDYATLCASHVPITNFLFGDELQTQLNHIRASNKISSTASPSNSAYKLSYGKSHTPEYFQGKTKTFKAGSLAAYSHQWQEITSDPEVLETVTGQSIDFATLPIQEKPLMQTKLSELQTESVDLEIIHLLKKGVIQPCQHEAGEFISPIFTRPKKDGSFRIILNLKCFNTNVAHYHFKMDNIWSAIRLMKPGCYMASVDLKDAYYSVSICKDHQKFLKFKWKGILYQFVCFPNGLALCPRKFTKLLKPVFSLLRQQGHISVAYIDDSWLMADNFAQCTKNVIDTISLLDKVGFVIHPEKSVLLPTQIITFLGFVLNSILMQVSLTPERAQKLKDACENLLATASPSIRDVAHVLGLMTSSFPGVMYGPLHQKFLEMDKTQALNLHKGNFDKKINLSQEAEMDLKWWVRALPAAYNLINHGDPQVTMTTDASLIGWGCCIDTVSSGGNWTPEEAQHDINYLEMLAVFLALKSFSSVVQEGRHTVPTSTSPTAAPITQETSITGLPLVRELLASRGISTGAAKIIMQSWRTSTQKQYQTYHQRWQEFCRSRRLDPFSASLENGLEFLYHQYENGLSYSGINTARSALSTVIFLPDGGSFGNHPLVSRFLKGVYESRPSLPRYKNIWDVSVVLNYLKTLPPPEESNLKDITLKTVMLVALLSGQRCQTVHALTVSGMRITNDTVHFEIATLLKTSKPGKHQGHLELKSYPADQGLCVVTCLRQYVKLTEPVRAGHNPLWLSYSKPFKPVSRDTVSRWIKNVLDKAGINTKVFSAHSTRAAATSAAHLNNVPINTIMEAAGWSRESTFRTFYDKPVTRVVNFGEQLVSTHACASKQ, from the exons ATGAATACTGCCGACGCTTCTTCGCTTCAAGAGGATGTATTGCTGAGTGAAGAACCTGATGTACCTTCTGGAGAGACTTCTGCTACTAACTACGCTATCCTTGCTGTCCTCCAGTCACTGAATAAGAACATGACCGAAATGGGCGAATCGCTCAGGTCATTGAAACAGAAAGGGGAAACTCAGACCCCCAAAACGGCAGAACCTGCCAAAAAACGAAAATCCCCGTCAACGGGCGATGATTCTGACTCACAAGAATCCGATGCAGAAGAACTGTTGGCTGCAAACAAACGCCCTAAAGTTGTCGCCGATAAGAGCAATGGCTCCACGTGCGAAACCAGTGCGGAGGACGAAAGCGATTCTTTACTTGATGAAATCGCGCAGTCTCTCACCGACACGGAGAAAACAGCCCCGAACGTGACTGAGAAACTTGCAAAGATTGTaaacttaaggtggcttaacAAGCTTGACGAGACAAACCTAAAGGAAAAGGCGGATAAATACCTTCGACCGATAAATTGTGATCGGCTGATCACTCCGAAGGTAAACCCTGAAATCTGGGGGCGTCTTGATCGGCAAACAAGGGGCAAGGACCTGAGGTTGTCCAACTTGCAAACAATACTTACGAAGGTCGGTAATATAACCGCAAAAACGACCGATATGTTGTTGAAGGCTCGTGCTGAGGACGGGAAAGTTGATGTCGACAACATGGTCCGAATGAATACTGATGCATTGGCACTCCTCGGGCACGTCAGCTTCGAAATATCTCAGAGGAGACGTGATGCAATTCGTCCCACACTGCACAAAGATTATGCCACATTGTGTGCTTCACATGTGCCTATTACAAATTTTCTGTTTGGTGATGAACTGCAAACGCAGCTCAACCACATTCGGGCGTCAAACAAGATCAGTAGCACGGCAAGCCCATCTAACTCCGCGTACAAGCTATCCTATGGAAAATCGCATACACCCG AGTATTttcagggaaaaacaaaaacattcaaAGCAGGCAGTTTAGCTGCTTATTCTCATCAATGGCAAGAGATCACTTCAGATCCTGAAGTTTTGGAGACGGTTACTGGTCAGAGTATTGACTTTGCTACTCTTCCAATACAGGAGAAGCCATTAATGCAAACTAAGTTGTCTGAACTACAAACAGAATCTGTTGATTTGGAAATTATTCATCTCCTCAAGAAAGGGGTTATTCAACCTTGCCAACACGAGGCAGGGGAATTTATATCGCCTATTTTTACAAGACCTAAAAAAGATGGCTCTTTTCGAATAATTTTAAATCTAAAATGTTTTAATACCAATGTTGCTCActatcattttaaaatggacaaCATCTGGTCTGCCATCAGGCTAATGAAGCCTGGATGCTATATGGCATCAGTAGATCTGAAAGACGCATATTACTCAGTGTCAATATGTAAGGACCATCAGAAATTTCTTAAGTTTAAATGGAAAGGAATCTTGTATCAATTTGTGTGTTTTCCAAACGGATTAGCACTTTGCCCTAGAAAGTTTACAAAGCTGCTGAAGCCAGTATTCTCACTTTTGCGACAACAAGGGCACATTTCAGTTGCATATATCGACGATTCATGGCTGATGGCAGATAATTTTGCCCAATGCACCAAAAATGTCATTGATACAATCAGTTTGCTTGACAAAGTGGGGTTTGTCATTCACCCTGAAAAATCTGTTCTTCTTCCGACACAGATTATAACTTTCCTGGGATTTGTTCTTAACTCTATCTTGATGCAGGTTTCCCTGACTCCAGAAAGAGCTCAAAAATTAAAAGATGCTTGTGAGAATCTGCTAGCTACTGCCTCCCCGTCCATTAGGGATGTGGCTCATGTACTAGGACTTATGACCTCTAGTTTTCCTGGGGTGATGTATGGTCCATTACACCAAAAGTTTCTTGAAATGGACAAAACGCAGGCTCTAAACCTACACAAAGggaattttgacaagaaaattaatttatccCAAGAGGCCGAAATGGACCTAAAATGGTGGGTCAGAGCACTGCCTGCAGCATATAACCTTATTAACCATGGAGACCCACAGGTTACTATGACAACAGATGCTTCTCTGATTGGATGGGGGTGCTGTATTGATACAGTCTCCTCTGGAGGAAATTGGACTCCAGAAGAAGCACAGCATGACATTAATTATTTAGAAATGTTAGCTGTTTTCCTTGCTTTGAAATCTTTCTCAAGTGTAGTGCAAG AAGGAAGACACACTGTACCTACCAGCACATCCCCAACTGCTGCACCCATTACACAAGAAACTTCAATTACTGGTCTGCCACTTGTCCGGGAGCTCCTTGCAAGCAGAGGCATTTCGACTGGGGCTGCAAAAATTATCATGCAATCTTGGCGAACGAGTACACAAAAGCAGTACCAGACTTACCACCAGCGATGGCAAGAGTTCTGTCGTTCAAGGCGTCTTGATCCCTTTTCAGCTTCTTTAGAGAACGGGTTGGAATTCCTTTATCATCAGTATGAAAATGGCCTATCGTACAGTGGTATTAACACAGCCAGAAGTGCTTTATCCACAGTTATCTTCCTTCCAGATGGTGGCTCCTTTGGAAATCACCCTTTGGTTTCCCGTTTCCTTAAAGGTGTTTATGAGTCAAGACCTTCTCTTCCACGTTACAAGAACATATGGGATGTTTCTGTTGTGTTAAACTATTTGAAAACACTGCCTCCACCTGAGGAATCAAACCTTAAAGACATCACACTCAAAACTGTTATGTTAGTTGCATTGTTATCTGGCCAGCGATGCCAAACTGTTCATGCACTTACGGTTAGTGGCATGAGAATCACAAATGATACGGTTCATTTTGAGATTGCTACGCTTTTGAAGACATCAAAACCTGGCAAGCACCAGGGACATTTGGAGCTTAAATCGTACCCAGCTGACCAAGGCCTGTGTGTTGTGACTTGCCTTAGGCAATATGTAAAACTAACAGAACCAGTTCGAGCTGGTCACAATCCTCTGTGGTTAAGCTATAGTAAACCCTTTAAACCAGTCAGTCGTGACACTGTTAGTCGCTGGATTAAGAATGTTTTAGATAAGGCTGGTATAAACACTAAGGTTTTTTCAGCTCATAGTACTCGAGCTGCTGCCACCTCCGCTGCCCACTTAAATAATGTTCCTATCAATACCATCATGGAGGCAGCTGGATGGTCCAGGGAAAGTACTTTTAGAACATTCTATGACAAGCCAGTTACCAGAGTTGTTAATTTTGGGGAGCAACTTGTTTCCACACACGCCTGTGCTAGTAAGCAATAA